From a single Couchioplanes caeruleus genomic region:
- a CDS encoding type IV toxin-antitoxin system AbiEi family antitoxin, protein MSSANATENLIGTAEERLRELGITLRTRAWSPGDETIPPDAGIDAVATLSRGVTDAQYAVVAKHSMTLSSLLHHVRSALPFPLLLISDRISRRSATAFRDAGIQFIDRLGNAFITFGDVLVDVRGRTETNARDLADHDAGTTPHQPANIFSPRRSQVILALLTWPELRAATVRAIADASGVSIGQAHDALAQLERAGFLTPTTGRLIRGDDLLDYWAAAYPTGLSRRLDIARYHGDISAPLRQPPLEQSVYLSGESAEGTIVARPATLTIYIDTLDLNRRMAIANRWSSSPDRTPNIFVRHKFWTPPHTEERPPLTSNAPWPLVYADLLSTGDARLREAAKAWRARCARPDGM, encoded by the coding sequence GTGAGCAGCGCGAACGCCACGGAAAACCTCATAGGGACGGCAGAGGAGCGCCTCCGCGAGCTGGGCATCACCCTCAGGACGAGGGCATGGAGTCCCGGAGACGAGACCATCCCACCGGATGCCGGCATCGATGCGGTCGCCACCCTGTCACGTGGGGTCACCGATGCACAATATGCAGTTGTAGCGAAGCATTCGATGACTTTGTCAAGTCTGCTCCACCACGTCCGCTCTGCTCTGCCGTTCCCCCTACTCCTCATCAGCGATCGCATCAGCCGACGAAGCGCCACCGCCTTTCGTGACGCCGGCATTCAGTTCATCGACCGCTTGGGAAATGCCTTCATCACCTTTGGCGACGTGCTCGTCGATGTCCGAGGTCGCACGGAGACGAATGCCCGGGACTTGGCGGATCATGATGCGGGCACGACGCCGCACCAGCCGGCGAACATATTCAGTCCTCGCCGTTCCCAAGTCATCCTGGCCCTTCTGACGTGGCCTGAGCTGAGAGCCGCAACGGTCCGCGCCATCGCCGACGCCTCGGGTGTCTCCATAGGACAAGCACATGATGCGCTGGCTCAGCTGGAACGGGCGGGGTTCCTCACGCCGACAACCGGCCGGCTGATACGCGGGGACGACCTCCTTGATTACTGGGCCGCTGCGTATCCCACCGGCCTGAGCAGGCGCCTCGACATCGCTCGATATCACGGCGACATCTCCGCACCCCTTCGCCAACCGCCTCTCGAACAGTCGGTCTACCTCAGCGGGGAATCCGCCGAGGGCACCATTGTTGCGCGCCCGGCGACTCTCACGATCTACATCGACACATTGGATCTGAATCGCCGGATGGCCATCGCGAATCGGTGGAGCTCCAGCCCCGACCGTACGCCGAACATCTTCGTCCGCCATAAGTTCTGGACGCCGCCCCATACCGAGGAGCGCCCACCGTTGACGAGCAACGCCCCTTGGCCCCTCGTCTACGCCGATCTCCTCAGCACCGGGGACGCCCGCCTCCGTGAAGCGGCAAAGGCATGGAGGGCCCGTTGTGCTAGACCTGACGGCATGTGA
- a CDS encoding patatin-like phospholipase family protein, protein MRALVLGGGGITGIAWELGLLSGLRRHGTDLAKADLIVGTSAGAYVGALLATGVDIDDAADAAARIEIEFTARIDPMLVAQGFMLLNDTTLSPRDLRARLGTLARQAPVGDDGPHVARFAGQLPAHDWPTVPRLIITAVDTTTGDPAAWDATSAVPLPAAVAASCALPGVFPPVRIEESWYMDGGVHSVTHADLAAGADAVVVLAPSGGMFRASPASEIAGLGIDRSLLIAPDDATRAAIGGNILDARRRGPVLRAGAAQAEHVAAAVAGVWA, encoded by the coding sequence ATGAGAGCCCTCGTCCTGGGCGGCGGCGGCATCACGGGCATCGCCTGGGAACTCGGCCTCCTCTCGGGCCTGCGCCGGCACGGCACCGACCTCGCCAAGGCGGACCTGATCGTGGGCACCTCGGCCGGCGCGTACGTCGGAGCCCTCCTCGCCACCGGCGTCGACATCGACGACGCGGCCGACGCCGCCGCCCGCATCGAGATCGAGTTCACCGCCCGCATCGACCCGATGCTCGTCGCCCAGGGCTTCATGCTCCTCAACGACACCACGCTGAGCCCCCGCGACCTGCGAGCCCGCCTCGGCACGCTGGCCCGCCAGGCCCCGGTCGGCGACGACGGCCCCCACGTAGCCCGCTTCGCCGGGCAACTCCCCGCCCATGACTGGCCGACCGTCCCCCGCCTGATCATCACGGCCGTCGACACCACCACCGGAGACCCGGCAGCCTGGGACGCGACCTCGGCCGTCCCCCTCCCGGCAGCGGTGGCGGCCAGCTGCGCCCTCCCGGGCGTCTTCCCGCCGGTACGCATCGAAGAAAGCTGGTACATGGACGGCGGCGTCCACTCGGTCACCCACGCCGACCTCGCCGCCGGCGCGGACGCGGTGGTGGTCCTGGCACCGAGCGGCGGCATGTTCCGCGCATCGCCGGCCTCGGAGATCGCCGGGCTCGGCATTGACCGCAGTCTGCTCATCGCCCCGGACGACGCCACGCGAGCCGCGATCGGCGGCAACATCCTGGACGCCCGCCGCCGAGGTCCGGTCCTGAGGGCGGGTGCGGCCCAGGCAGAACACGTGGCAGCTGCGGTCGCCGGGGTCTGGGCCTGA